In a genomic window of Verrucomicrobiota bacterium:
- a CDS encoding ankyrin repeat domain-containing protein gives MKTKLLLGGILLIAATLVRAATNDLSSALQKGLFEEEANRNLDAAIQAYQSVAARFDKDRQLAATAIFRLGECYRKLGKTNEANVQYERILRDFSDQTDLVKLSRNNVQRPQSGPEAFTEALRRNVQQNAAQTEAASMQAQIEELKRLTPEKRRIAIQQNYPNPYLTTLMQDLSRAEQNLAGLQKDYGPESSEVQKARAVLDTINNQINAQLEGVMQGLELKMKAALQAAKTEQASSEKNASGGGSDALATTDDEEKEIRRIQAMIQNSPDLINAPSGDPNLTPLCRAARMAQSRVAEFLLSNGADVNLNRPLSYAAGDGHKAMVELLLRRGAAVNAVDGAGQTALHRAAERGFLSVAEALLAAKADPNLRDETARTSLTLAVENGSRPVAAALLAHGVDPNIVSRTRKNWGRDRTTEGAPLHFAVVRGDAAMVSLLLTNRADLTLRNSFGESPLDLAAILGKTAIAAQLLAAGAEANGSEPATGASTPLHHAASGGHRDVAKLLLEHGANPNATAVRGQAEVTPLMIAAGNGDAEIVSLLLMHKANPNLLDAQGNTALWNAINSRKVDVIRLLLANGANPDQLRADGYAPLVIAIGNLQDKAIVAALLDAKADPNAKDKSGMTPLHHAVQIGRKEFVELLLARGADPNIRNNQGQTPLDILKPKSGELAELLRQHGALDELPDFSSVRVTRAGVPQQIVFRKDANGINGFTVLEAVRNFYPQPVNSQKFVGGSLVSYQQNPTALSFPDFSRITIVRRTGTKAGEQKEIQVNVLGGTNGFDRTKDVSLEFGDLVEIREREHALSETAVGLTHNQDQQLLECLSRQVIFVIKGQPNEVAIQGRSEAAYLSSALQQDTVRRILRSSSDLSRIKVKRTNPATNETKEFVVNAQEFLDGKKPRQDDLWLRDGDVIEVPDKP, from the coding sequence ATGAAGACAAAACTTTTGCTCGGCGGAATTCTTCTGATCGCCGCAACTCTCGTTCGCGCGGCCACCAACGACCTCAGCAGCGCGCTCCAGAAAGGATTGTTTGAAGAAGAAGCCAATCGCAATCTGGACGCGGCCATTCAGGCGTATCAATCGGTCGCCGCGCGATTCGACAAAGACCGGCAACTGGCGGCCACGGCCATCTTCCGTTTGGGCGAATGTTATCGCAAACTCGGCAAGACCAACGAAGCAAATGTCCAATACGAACGCATACTGCGGGATTTCTCCGATCAAACCGACTTGGTGAAATTGAGTCGGAACAATGTGCAACGTCCACAATCCGGTCCCGAGGCTTTCACAGAGGCACTGCGCAGAAATGTGCAACAAAACGCTGCGCAAACTGAAGCGGCTTCCATGCAAGCACAAATTGAGGAACTGAAAAGGCTGACCCCCGAAAAGCGGCGGATCGCCATCCAGCAAAATTATCCCAATCCGTATTTGACCACGTTGATGCAGGACTTGAGCCGGGCGGAACAAAACTTGGCCGGTCTCCAAAAGGATTATGGCCCGGAGAGTTCAGAAGTGCAGAAGGCCCGTGCGGTTTTGGACACGATCAATAATCAGATCAATGCCCAGTTGGAAGGCGTGATGCAAGGACTGGAGCTGAAAATGAAAGCTGCACTTCAAGCGGCAAAAACGGAGCAAGCATCATCTGAGAAAAATGCTTCCGGCGGCGGCAGTGACGCCCTTGCCACGACCGACGACGAGGAAAAAGAAATCCGCCGCATCCAGGCGATGATCCAGAACAGCCCCGACCTCATCAACGCACCGTCGGGTGATCCCAACCTCACGCCGCTGTGCCGCGCTGCCCGCATGGCGCAGTCGCGAGTCGCGGAGTTCCTGTTGTCCAATGGCGCGGACGTGAACTTGAATCGGCCCCTCTCCTACGCCGCAGGTGACGGGCATAAAGCGATGGTCGAATTGCTCCTGCGACGCGGAGCGGCGGTCAATGCCGTCGACGGCGCGGGTCAGACGGCTCTGCACCGGGCGGCAGAACGCGGATTCCTGTCGGTCGCTGAAGCTCTGTTGGCCGCCAAGGCCGACCCGAACCTCCGCGACGAAACGGCGCGCACTTCGCTTACCCTTGCAGTGGAGAACGGCTCTCGGCCCGTGGCAGCGGCGCTGCTCGCGCACGGAGTGGATCCGAACATTGTCAGCCGAACGCGCAAGAATTGGGGGCGCGATCGGACGACCGAAGGTGCGCCGCTTCATTTCGCCGTCGTGCGCGGAGACGCGGCGATGGTCTCCCTGCTGCTGACCAATCGTGCGGACCTGACCTTGCGCAATTCCTTCGGTGAATCGCCGCTCGACCTCGCGGCGATTCTGGGCAAGACGGCCATTGCGGCTCAACTGCTTGCCGCGGGCGCGGAAGCGAACGGCAGCGAGCCTGCCACAGGTGCATCAACCCCGTTGCACCACGCCGCAAGCGGTGGGCACCGCGATGTTGCAAAGCTCCTGCTCGAACACGGCGCCAATCCGAACGCAACTGCTGTTCGCGGCCAGGCTGAGGTCACGCCATTGATGATCGCCGCCGGCAACGGAGACGCCGAGATCGTTTCGTTGCTGCTGATGCACAAGGCCAATCCAAATCTGCTGGACGCGCAAGGCAACACAGCGCTTTGGAACGCCATCAACAGCCGAAAAGTGGACGTGATAAGATTGCTGCTGGCGAACGGAGCAAATCCCGACCAACTCCGTGCCGACGGCTATGCGCCTCTGGTCATCGCCATTGGCAACCTTCAGGACAAAGCCATCGTGGCCGCGCTTCTGGATGCTAAGGCAGATCCAAACGCCAAGGACAAGAGCGGCATGACTCCGCTGCATCATGCGGTTCAGATCGGTCGGAAGGAATTTGTTGAACTGCTATTGGCAAGAGGCGCTGATCCCAACATCCGGAACAACCAGGGTCAAACCCCGCTGGATATCCTGAAGCCGAAAAGCGGTGAGTTGGCTGAATTACTCCGCCAGCACGGCGCGCTGGATGAGTTGCCGGACTTTTCCAGCGTTCGCGTGACGCGGGCAGGTGTTCCCCAGCAGATCGTGTTCAGAAAAGATGCAAATGGAATCAACGGTTTCACCGTGCTGGAGGCGGTTCGCAACTTTTATCCTCAACCCGTCAACTCGCAGAAGTTCGTTGGCGGTTCCTTGGTTTCCTACCAGCAGAACCCCACCGCACTGTCTTTCCCGGACTTTTCAAGGATTACTATCGTGCGGCGGACTGGAACCAAAGCGGGCGAGCAAAAGGAAATTCAAGTGAATGTACTTGGAGGGACAAACGGTTTTGATCGAACAAAGGATGTAAGTCTTGAATTTGGCGATTTGGTTGAAATCCGGGAACGGGAGCACGCCTTGTCGGAAACGGCGGTTGGTTTGACTCACAATCAGGATCAACAACTCCTAGAGTGTCTGTCACGGCAGGTAATCTTCGTTATCAAAGGCCAGCCGAACGAAGTCGCGATTCAAGGCCGTTCAGAAGCAGCGTATCTCTCGTCCGCGCTTCAGCAAGACACAGTGCGAAGAATTCTCCGCTCTTCCTCTGACCTGTCTCGCATCAAGGTCAAACGAACCAACCCTGCGACGAACGAGACGAAGGAATTCGTTGTGAATGCGCAGGAGTTCCTGGATGGCAAAAAGCCGCGTCAAGACGACCTCTGGCTGCGCGACGGCGACGTAATCGAAGTGCCAGACAAACCCTGA
- a CDS encoding winged helix-turn-helix domain-containing protein, which yields MRRKLPASYHRPFAGNETTGELVSRERFLDAVWGLAGFPPTRTVDNHIANLRANIEQSRRTALDQDRAWGGIPARNKMNIQHPTSNNQHSIERRATSGNWMFDVGRWLLDVFAFLRPADFTKV from the coding sequence GTGCGCCGCAAACTCCCCGCAAGCTACCACCGGCCGTTCGCGGGGAACGAAACGACCGGGGAGCTGGTGTCGCGCGAACGGTTTCTCGACGCGGTCTGGGGCCTCGCTGGATTCCCGCCCACGCGCACGGTGGACAATCACATTGCAAATTTGCGCGCCAACATCGAACAATCCCGACGAACCGCGCTGGATCAAGACCGTGCCTGGGGTGGGATACCGGCTCGAAACAAGATGAACATCCAACATCCAACATCGAACAACCAACACTCAATTGAACGGCGAGCAACCAGCGGCAATTGGATGTTCGATGTTGGGCGTTGGTTATTGGATGTTTTTGCTTTTTTGCGGCCAGCCGATTTTACAAAAGTGTGA
- the typA gene encoding translational GTPase TypA encodes MQHIRNIAIIAHVDHGKTTLVDCLLKQSGTFRANQAIAAEERIMDSMDLEREKGITIKAKNAAFKYKDYHVNIVDTPGHADFGGEVERILNMIDGVLLVVDSVDGPQAQTRFVLRKALEVGAKPIVVINKIDRENAMPHKVLDAVFELFVSLHATDEQLDFPVIYASAKLGFAKVELEHVSGTMDPLFEAIIKHIPPPRAHAGTDLKLLVANLDYSDYLGRIALGKILCGQIKVGDPLVCIHGNGNRTKSKATALFHFQGLQRIEIQEAHAGDIIGVTGFDDVFISETITNSETVTPVPYVPIDPPTIQMQFAVNDSPLAGQDGKLVTARHIWERLVKETRTNVALRVEQTDAPNIFNVSGRGEMQIAILVEQMRREGYEVLVSRPEVIYRKDKDGHLLEPIEKLFLEIPKSSMGDVLQNLADRKGEIINMNHHGDEVSIEALIPTRGLIGFETDLVNQTRGLGVMSHLFHEYGADRGDIAARKNGSLVSMESGEAMAYALNMVQERGRLMVEPGEQIYVGMIVGENARENDIPVNPCKAKRLTNMRSQGDGKGIQLDAPLRMSLERALEYIGPDEYVEATPKNLRLRKKELDETKRKRAAQSRATRVVAE; translated from the coding sequence ATGCAGCATATACGCAACATCGCCATCATCGCCCACGTTGACCACGGCAAGACGACGCTCGTCGATTGCCTGTTGAAACAGTCGGGCACCTTTCGCGCCAACCAGGCCATCGCCGCCGAGGAGCGCATCATGGACTCCATGGATCTGGAGCGCGAAAAAGGCATCACCATCAAGGCCAAGAACGCCGCGTTCAAATACAAGGATTATCACGTCAACATTGTTGACACGCCCGGCCACGCGGATTTTGGCGGCGAGGTCGAACGCATTCTCAACATGATCGACGGTGTGTTGCTGGTCGTCGATTCGGTGGATGGCCCGCAGGCCCAGACGCGCTTCGTCCTTCGCAAGGCGCTCGAAGTCGGCGCCAAACCCATCGTCGTCATCAACAAGATCGACCGCGAAAATGCCATGCCCCACAAGGTGCTCGACGCGGTGTTTGAATTGTTCGTCTCGCTCCATGCGACCGATGAGCAACTTGATTTCCCGGTCATTTATGCCAGCGCCAAGCTCGGATTCGCCAAGGTGGAATTGGAGCACGTCAGCGGCACCATGGACCCGTTGTTCGAGGCGATCATCAAACACATCCCGCCGCCCCGCGCCCATGCGGGCACCGATTTGAAATTGCTCGTCGCCAATCTGGATTACTCCGATTACCTGGGTCGAATTGCGCTGGGCAAGATTCTCTGCGGCCAGATCAAGGTCGGCGATCCGCTCGTTTGCATCCACGGCAACGGCAACAGAACGAAGTCCAAAGCCACCGCGCTCTTTCATTTTCAAGGATTGCAACGGATTGAAATCCAGGAAGCCCATGCCGGCGACATCATTGGCGTGACCGGCTTCGACGATGTGTTCATCAGCGAAACCATCACCAACTCCGAGACCGTGACGCCGGTCCCGTATGTGCCGATCGATCCACCGACGATTCAAATGCAATTCGCCGTCAACGACAGTCCGCTCGCCGGGCAGGACGGCAAACTCGTCACCGCCCGTCACATCTGGGAACGGCTCGTCAAGGAAACCCGCACCAACGTCGCGCTGCGGGTCGAGCAGACGGACGCGCCGAACATTTTCAACGTCAGCGGGCGCGGTGAAATGCAGATCGCCATCCTCGTCGAGCAGATGCGACGCGAAGGTTACGAAGTCCTGGTTTCCCGTCCCGAAGTGATTTATCGCAAAGACAAGGACGGCCACCTGCTGGAGCCGATTGAAAAGCTCTTCCTCGAAATCCCCAAAAGCTCCATGGGCGACGTGTTGCAAAACCTGGCCGACCGCAAGGGCGAAATCATCAACATGAATCATCACGGTGATGAAGTGAGCATTGAAGCGTTGATTCCCACGCGCGGCCTCATCGGTTTTGAAACCGACCTCGTCAACCAGACGCGCGGCCTCGGCGTCATGAGCCATCTCTTCCACGAGTATGGCGCGGACCGCGGCGACATTGCCGCGCGCAAGAATGGTTCGCTCGTCAGCATGGAATCCGGCGAAGCGATGGCCTACGCGCTGAACATGGTCCAGGAACGCGGACGGCTCATGGTCGAACCGGGCGAACAGATTTACGTCGGGATGATCGTCGGCGAAAACGCCCGCGAGAACGACATTCCGGTCAACCCGTGCAAGGCGAAACGTCTGACCAACATGCGTTCGCAAGGCGATGGCAAAGGCATCCAACTCGACGCGCCGTTGCGGATGTCGCTCGAACGCGCGCTTGAATACATCGGCCCGGATGAGTACGTGGAAGCCACGCCGAAGAACCTGCGCCTGCGCAAGAAGGAACTCGACGAAACCAAACGCAAACGCGCCGCGCAAAGCCGGGCGACTAGAGTGGTGGCGGAGTAA